Proteins encoded by one window of Dendropsophus ebraccatus isolate aDenEbr1 chromosome 4, aDenEbr1.pat, whole genome shotgun sequence:
- the VCAM1 gene encoding vascular cell adhesion protein 1, with protein MAKISAPTCTLLILCSLISFMHTSATDITLLLPQTHILAQIGEELKIICLATKCSDNYPGFTWSSPVDNTLGGTVDTVEKTSTLTMKVHPENEGWYGCSVKCNNQPNERRFQITVYSFPSDPILHISSLVVGQPSRVTCEFLDIYPVEMLSAKILIDEKVLVKTDDTSDISGLQNISLTHDLILMEEMDQREIKCDVVLEIPDIMPIEKHAVRKLDLMYPPGKPKVNVEPSTTVKVGEEIHLSCSPDSKSQAAVHWVKRMGEEEIVLSSDELYTVPHAEAEDSGVYICYTTNSAGNSSLQVQISVQDTPGEPKVNVEPSTTVKVGEEIHLSCSPDSKSQADVHWVKRMGEEEIVLSSDGVYILSHAEPGDSGVYICYTTNRAGNASLQVQISVQGLPEKPTLSVTPGTRVEAGHAVIIECSASRNTSVTLYKMSEDGEVINAYIEGKIIIEEADPIDAAVYKCTAENQYGVAETSEILTVEYAPRETYLSFSSTDVKEGDTVDLTCVSKGVPTPSISIYKLLTSGESLLLSNGPEITLSNVTSGIYQCQAENTLGSDKNKLELMVQVPPKNTMITITPSHTMKEGQSVHIRCTSESSPAPTLALKMKTDLGTTMELEAEHGYYSISPATVDHTGTYICESSNVIGKQTVEATLTVQAPPRNTQISIIPSSVVRKGDAVQIRCTSEASPAPVLVLKRIMDGGMVDLVSEDAEYNITNAGVEDMGTYICESTNEAGSEIAESTLNVEVPPMNTFIDIVPSPVVIEGDSVQIRCSSEGSPDPRLVLKMRTEDGFIPLESSDGTYNITNVGIENSGTYVCESHNVVGQELAVIELTIQIPPRNTTVVVTPSQNIKEGDTVTITCETHSIPSPTIILQKVCAKNNTVLQSHNGTFTLHNVTRNDTGTYTLKIINSAGNETEVISIIVAEKQQDPEKSPRFNPTSIFIFGSVAFVSAGAIASIIYHLKKSKLQGSYSLVKALRSKV; from the exons ATGGCCAAGATCAGCGCTCCCACCTGCACATTGCTGATCCTCTGCTCCCTGATCAGCTTCATGCACA CTTCTGCAACGGACATTACACTTTTATTACCGCAGACACATATCCTGGCTCAGATCGGGGAAGAACTTAAAATCATCTGCTTGGCAACAAAATGTAGTGACAATTATCCCGGCTTCACCTGGTCCAGCCCTGTGGACAATACATTAGGCGGCACTGTGGACACCGTGGAGAAAACGTCAACCCTAACCATGAAGGTCCACCCTGAGAATGAAGGATGGTATGGGTGTTCTGTGAAGTGCAATAACCAACCGAATGAGAGGAGGTTCCAGATCACTGTCTACT CGTTCCCCAGTGATCCCATCCTGCACATCTCTTCTCTCGTGGTTGGGCAGCCATCACGTGTCACCTGCGAGTTCCTCGACATCTATCCAGTGGAAATGCTGAGCGCTAAGATCCTGATAGATGAAAAGGTTTTGGTCAAGACGGACGACACAAGTGACATTTCTGGGTTACAAAACATCAGCCTGACACATGATCTAATTCTGATGGAGGAGATGGACCAGAGAGAGATAAAATGTGATGTCGTACTGGAAATACCAGACATTATGCCCATAGAAAAACATGCGGTTAGGAAGCTGGACCTGATGT ATCCTCCAGGAAAACCCAAAGTCAATGTTGAGCCATCCACAACCGTGAAGGTCGGTGAGGAGATACATCTATCGTGTTCGCCTGACAGTAAATCCCAAGCTGCCGTCCACTGGGTGAAGCGGATGGGAGAAGAAGAGATTGTATTGTCTTCCGATGAGCTATACACAGTTCCACATGCAGAAGCTGAAGATAGTGGGGTCTACATCTGTTATACCACAAACAGCGCAGGGAACTCATCTCTGCAGGTGCAGATCAGTGTGCAAG ATACTCCAGGAGAACCCAAAGTCAATGTTGAGCCATCCACAACCGTGAAGGTCGGTGAGGAGATACATCTATCGTGTTCACCTGACAGTAAATCCCAAGCTGACGTCCATTGGGTGAAgcggatgggagaggaggagattGTATTGTCTTCCGATGGGGTTTACATACTTTCACATGCAGAACCTGGAGATAGTGGGGTCTACATCTGTTATACCACAAACCGTGCAGGGAACGCATCTCTGCAGGTGCAGATCAGTGTGCAAG GTCTACCAGAAAAACCCACATTGTCAGTGACGCCGGGAACAAGAGTGGAAGCCGGACACGCTGTTATCATTGAGTGCTCTGCAAGCCGCAATACGAGTGTTACCTTGTACAAGATGTCAGAGGATGGAGAAGTTATTAATGCATACATAGAGGGGAAAATCATCATAGAGGAAGCCGACCCTATAGACGCAGCTGTATACAAATGTACAGCGGAAAACCAGTATGGTGTCGCCGAAACGTCAGAAATCCTCACAGTGGAAT ATGCTCCCCGAGAAACGTACCTATCATTTTCATCTACTGATGTGAAGGAAGGAGACACAGTAGATCTGACTTGTGTTTCTAAGGGAGTTCCTACACCCAGCATCTCCATCTATAAACTCTTAACCTCAGGGGAGAGCCTTCTCCTCTCCAATGGACCAGAAATTACATTATCCAACGTGACCAGTGGAATATACCAGTGCCAAGCTGAGAACACACTGGGGTCTGACAAAAACAAGCTGGAGCTAATGGTGCAAG TTCCTCCTAAGAATACAATGATAACTATCACACCTTCCCATACGATGAAAGAAGGACAGAGTGTCCATATCCGATGCACATCCGAATCTTCCCCTGCCCCCACACTGGCACTGAAGATGAAAACAGATCTGGGCACCACCATGGAGTTGGAAGCTGAACATGGGTATTACAGCATTTCACCTGCTACAGTAGATCATACAGGGACCTACATATGTGAATCATCAAACGTAATTGGGAAGCAGACTGTCGAGGCCACACTGACTGTACAAG CCCCACCCCGAAATACTCAGATATCCATAATTCCATCGTCCGTGGTAAGAAAAGGTGACGCTGTACAGATCCGATGCACTTCAGAGGCCTCTCCCGCTCCTGTGCTGGTCCTGAAGAGGATAATGGACGGTGGAATGGTCGATCTGGTGTCTGAAGATGCAGAATACAACATTACCAATGCTGGAGTAGAGGATAtgggaacatatatttgtgaatCCACCAACGAGGCGGGCAGCGAGATAGCGGAAAGCACTCTAAATGTAGAAG TTCCTCCCATGAACACCTTCATAGACATCGTCCCGTCTCCAGTAGTAATAGAGGGCGACTCTGTACAGATCAGATGCTCCTCAGAAGGTTCCCCTGATCCTAGACTTGTCCTGAAGATGAGAACAGAAGACGGATTCATCCCCCTGGAATCAAGTGACGGAACGTACAATATCACTAATGTAGGGATAGAGAATTCCGGAACGTACGTCTGCGAATCCCACAACGTGGTGGGACAGGAACTTGCTGTGATCGAGTTGACCATTCAAA TTCCACCACGAAACACCACAGTGGTTGTGACTCCATCACAGAACATCAAAGAAGGTGATACAGTCACTATCACTTGTGAGACCCACAGCATCCCATCTCCAACCATCATTCTCCAGAAAGTGTGTGCCAAGAATAACACGGTGCTACAGAGCCACAATGGCACCTTTACACTGCACAATGTCACCCGCAACGACACTGGGACATACACCCTCAAAATTATTAACAGTGCTGGAAATGAAACAGAGGTCATCAGTATCATTGTGGCAG